From the bacterium genome, the window GAGAGGGGAGCGAGAATTTTCCCCTTGGGAGGGGAGATATTTTGGGAGGAGAAGGACGGGCTCACGGTTCGTTCTCCTTGGGGAGAAATAAGGCGGATAAGGAGCGGGTTGAAGGGTAGGCATCAGAAAAAAAACATAGCGCTTGCCGTTTCCGCTGGGCTTTATCTGGGTTGTCCCGAATGGGCGATTAGGGAAGGGGTGAGAAAGACGAGGATTAAAGGGAGATTTGAGATAGTGGGAAGGAATCCTAAGATAGTATTGGATGGTGCCCACAATCCTCCCTCTATGAAGGCGTTAAGGGAGGCGATAGATAAATATTTTCCCAAAAGGGAAATCGTATTGGTTATGGGGATGTTGAGAGATAAGCCGATTGAGGATACGATGAGGGAAATAGTTCCCTATGCTCGGATGGTTTTTATTACCCCTCCACCCTCTGAGCGTTCAGCTGATCTAAAGGATTTGGTGATGATAGCGAGGCAATTCAACGAGAATGTGGTAGGTGTTGAGGATAATGTTGAGGCTTTGAAAATGGCTATTGATAGGGCAAAGGAGGGGGATGTTGTGGTTGTCACGGGCTCATTTTACCTCCTTGGGGCGTTGGGGAATATAAGGAGATTATTGAAGAACTGAACGATTAGAGAGAATTTTTTAAAATGCGCGCCCGCCGAAGGTGGGCGCGGCAATTTCTCATTTGTGGGGTCAAAAAAGAGACGGCTTCGTCGCTTCGCTCCTCGCAATGACAGACAGGTTCAGGCTCCCAATAAGATGTGTCATTGCGATGGCTCCCGTAGGGAGCCCGTGGCAATCTCTATAGGTTTGCTTCCCTTTGTATTTTGAATAATCCAAAAGTTGATTAAAATATGGTATTTGGTTATTCTTAAATAAAAGGAGGTAATGCGAAATGCCATTCGTTGAGAAGGAGATAGAGATTCATGCTCCCTTTGAGAAGGTCTTCCAAATAGCGAAGAATGTGGAGGAGTATTCTCAATTTATGCCCAGCATAAAGTCCGTTCGTGTCTTGGAGGAGGAAGGAAACAGGAGGATAACGGAGTGGATAGGGAGGGTTGAAGAGCTTGGCAGAACTATCACTTGGAAAGAGGAGGATGTTTGGGATCAGGAGCGTGGTGAATGCCGATTCAGGAGCTTGGAGGGAGATTTCAACAAGTATGAGGGGATATGGCTTTTCCAAAAGAAGGGAGATACGACTCTTGTTTCCCTTAGAATAGAATACGAGATGCATATACCTTTAATCGGTGCTCTCTTACAGGGCTTGATAAGGCGGAAGGTTGAGGAGAGCGCTAGCGATATGCTGGAAGGTTTGAAGGAGAGGTGCGAGCTTGAGGAAGTATGATGTGATAATCGTTGGGGCGGGACCAGCGGGGATATTCTCCGCATTTGAGATAAGCAGGGGGAACAGCTTCAAGGTTCTTGTAATTGAGAAGGGGGAAGACATAAGCAAGCGTGTTTGCCCTGCCATAGAGAGAGGGGATTGCTTACGATGTAAGCCCTGCAATCTATTGAGCGGATGGGGAGGGGCGGGTGCTTTTTCTGATGGTAAGCTGACGCTATCGCCTGATGTCGGCGGTTGGCTGAGCGAGGTTATCGGTGAAAGGGAGCTCAGCGAGGTCATAAATTATGTTGATGATATATTCCTTCAATTTGGTGCTCCCAGTCAGGTTTATGGAGCGGATGAGGCGGTTTTGAGGGAGTGGCAGAGGAAAGCTAACCTTGCGGAGATGAAGCTTCTCCCCAACAAGATAAGGCATATAGGGACGGAAAAGGCGAGGGAAATCCTAAGGGATATGAGAGGGGCACTGAAATCAGTTGAGGTTGCGACGGGGGAAACAGTGAGGAGGTTAATTGTGGAGAATGGGGAAGTGAAGGGAGTGGAGACGGAGAAGGGAGAGGTTTTCTATGCTCCCTATGTGATAGTTGCGCCAGGGAGGGTTGGCGCTGAATGGCTTGTGGAGGAATGCAAGAGATTGGGTATTCCCTTGAAATCCAATCCGGTTGATGTTGGGGTGAGGGTTGAGGTGCCAGCGGTGGTGATGGAGCCTTTGACTTCAACTCTATATGAGCCGAAGCTAATCTTTTATTCAAAGAGGTTTGATGATAAGGTAAGGACATTCTGCGTCTGCCCCAATGGCGAGGTGGTGAGGGAGTATAATAATGGGGTTTCAATAGTCAATGGGCATTCCTACGCGGATAGACCCACGGAGAACACTAACTTTGCCATTTTGGTTTCCACTTCCTTCACCGAGCCCTTCAAGGACCCTATTGCCTATGGCAAGTATATAGCCTCTTTGGCGAATCTCCTTTCTGGAGGGATAATGGTGCAGAGGTTGGGCGATTTGGAGGCGGGGAGGCGTTCAACATTTAGGAGGCTTGAAAAGGGATTGGTGAGCCCAACTTTGAAGGATGCGGTTCCGGGAGACCTTTCATTCGTTCTGCCATATAGGTATATATCGGATATTATGGAGATGCTTTTCGCTTTGGATAGGTTGATTCCCGGGGTGGCGTCGCGCCATACGCTATTATATGGAGTGGAAGTGAAGTTTTACTCCTCAAGGATAGCGGTATCGTCTGTGATGGAGACGCCGATAAGGAATTTATTTGCTGTTGGTGATGGGGCGGGGATAACGAGGAGTTTGGTGCAAGCATCAGCTTCTGGTGTGATAGCGGGTAGGGAGGTATTGAGGAGGTTGAGGGCTGGGTCAGTTGTTGCAAGAGAAGGAGAGCCTTAAAGAGGATTAAGATTTTAAGGGGTTGCGAGGGCTCTACTTAGAGGGGCGCGTGGCAATCTCTATGAGAGATTGCTTCGTCGCTACGCTCCTCTATGACAAAATGGAGAAATTCTTGGAAATAAAAAATTTTTCTTGACGAACTTGAATTTTGGGTTATTATAATAATAATAGAAGGGACAAGGGCGTCCCGCGTCGCGGGACGCCCTTTTTCTTTTGATTTTCAAAAATTCCATCAAAGGAGGGATTTGCTTATGCCTTGGTATAACGAGAATTTCCACTCAACCACGGGCACTGCCCTGCGGGCAAGAGACCAAGCTCCCCTAAGCGGGATGTGCCCCATCTGCATCAAGGAGTGCCCTGTCCTCTGTGAGATCAGCAAGTCCGCCTTCCGAGGTAGGGAGGTCCTCTATCCCAGCCCTGAATACTTTGGGGATAGCACCGCCGCATCTAACAAGGATTATTACCTTGACTGGTCTCATCTCCAAATTATGGTAGATGTGAGAGGTGCGAAAGGGATAGAGCCTGACCCCGACAAAGCCATCTTCCCCAATGTGGATGTCTCAACGGTTGTCGGTGGCGTGCCTCATAAAGTGCCCGTCCTTATTGCAGCTCTTGGCTCAACTGCTGTCGCTAAGAGGAATTGGGACAGCCTCGCTATCGGAGCCGCTATCTCTGGCGTAATCCAGACCGTAGGAGAGAATGTTTGCGGTATGGACCCCGAGTCAAAGTATGAGAACGGCAAGGTTGTAGATTCCCCTGATATGAGGTACAGGGTGGAGACATATAGGAAGTTCTGGGATGGCAAGCACGGCGATATAGTAGTGCAGACGAATGTTGAGGATATTAGAGCGGGAGTTGACCTATATGTCATAAAGGAGCTCGGGGTGAACATAATTGAGAGGAAATGGGGGCAGGGTGCGAAGGCGATTGGAGGAGAGGTTAGGCTTTACAGCTTAGAGGATGCGCTTAGGTTGAAGAGGAGAGGCTATGTCGTCATTCCAGACCCCGAAGACAAGGGCGTGCAGGAAGCGTTTAAAATGGGCGTCTTCAAGACATTTGAACGCCACAGCAGAGTGGGAATGCCCGAAGAGCGCTCATTCGTTGAGGATATTGAATGGTTGCGCCAACAGGGAGCGAAGAAGGTATTTCTGAAGACGGGTGCCTACAATCCTGCCGTCGTTGCCTTCACTCTCAAGTGCGCCTCAATGGCTAAGATTGACCTCGTGACCTTTGATGGCGGTGGAGGCGGGACGGGAATGAGCCCAGTTCCAATGATGCAGGAATGCTCCACACCCACTCTCTATCTCATTGCTCAAGTGCTTGAGGGATTGCAAATCCTGAAGAAGAAGGGCAAATATGTTCCCGACATAGCCTTCGCTGGTGGATTCGTGAACGAGACGCAGATATTCAAGGCTATCGCTTTGAGCAATTTCGGAGATGGTCCCTTCATAAAGGCTATATCTATGGCTCGCGCACCCATTACCGCCGCTATGAAGGCGACCTACTTCGCTGAAGCATTGAAGGATGGCAAGGTGCCTACGAGCTTCATTCAGCAGTACGGTTCCTCGCCTGAGACTTGGTTCATCACCTATGAAGAGCTGAAGGAGAAGTATGGCGATGCTGTTGGGAAGGAGATACCTTGGGGAGCTGTAGGTGTATACACCTATTTCTCCGAGAGGTTGAAGGTAGGGCTTCAGCAGTTGCTTGCGGGATGCAGGAAGTTCAGGTTGGATTTGATAGACCGCAGTGACCTTGCATCCTTGACCGAGCGGGCGAGGGATGTGTTGGGCATACCGATGTGCCACGAATACGATAGGGAGGCATTTGAGGCTATATTAGATTTTTAGGGGAGGGGAAAATTTCGGTGGCTCTCCGACGGAGAGCCACCGCTTCTCAAATGCAAAAAATATTGCGAGCCCCCCTTACGGGGGGCTCGCATCTATGGGTCTAGGTTTTAAGTGCCAATTCCTTCCAAGGACATAAATTTTTATATGAGCCATTTTGCCCTTTTCGTTATTTTAAATCCACCCTTATACTATCATTTTATCTTCATTTTTTCAAAAACTTTACCCATGCCAGCAATCCCCATTTTTAAGAGTGAATTGTTTTCCAATTCTTTTTCTTAGAAACAGGATTCCACAGGCTCTCTGCCGAAGGCTTATTTCTGCTTTACCCTAGCCCGATAATTTATCTTAACCTCTCCATTTGCCGGAACCTTCACTTTGAACTCTATCGTCTGGAAATCCTTTTTCTCATAGGGATGACTTGACTTCAATATCTGCCAATCTCCCGTCAATTTCTCCACATCTATTATCTCCACATCCTCCTCTTTATGGTTTCTCAGGGAGATTTCCATCTCGTATTCAAAAACACCATCGGCGATTTGAATGTAATCCACTCGCTTTCTCTCCCCTTTCAAATCAAAGGCATCGCCAAGGTAGAGCCTAAATTTCTCATCCTTGGGGGTGTGGTCAATTTGGTCTTCGCCTACAAATTGCAATGAGCCGTCTTGGTCAGCTTTGTAAACCCTAACGATTCCCTTGGGAAGGGGAATCCCCAGATTGTTATCCTTTGTGTTCTCTATTTCAATCTTCACTTGAATCTTCTCCCGGCTGGCATATTCTGGTGATGGGGATATCCACCAAAATGCCTGATAGGATGGCATCTCAAACAGAAAAATCTTTTTCACTTTTATCTGCGGCGCCTCAATGAAGCTTATCTGTTTAGTCTCGTTTTCCTTCAATGTGGTGGGATAGCGCAGAGTATAGAGATGATATTCAAACAATGGTTTCTCCGTGAAGCCTATTCCTCTTGCTGATAACCCCGCCATTTTGGGAGCCTCTTCTCTATAAAGAGGGGAAGGAGTTATCCTTCTCACATCACCAGCTATGAGCTTGAGCTTTGCGTTTTCGTATGTAGTCCCGCTTGTGTTAGTCACGGTCACCCAGCCATTGAAATCCGCTCTATCGTCAGTTTGATTGATTACCGCGACATAGTCCGCCCTCCAACTCAAGCCCTCTGTGATATAGGAAAGCTCAACTGTATGTTTTCCCTCTTTCTCGCAGATTATGTCCCAGACGAGCTCGGGCTTGGAGATGAGCCCTTCGGGAAGGGAGGGGAGCTCAACTTGTCCGGAGGGATTGAGGACGATTCCATCCTTCGTTTGGATGACCGTTCCTCCAGTAGTTGATAGCAGTGTCCCCTCAATGAGCTTTTCCTTTCCATCATGGAATTGACGCACTCTTATTTGCTTCCCGATATACTTGGATAGGAGCTTTTGGGGATTTATGAGGTCGTATTCATAGTTCTGCTCTTTGATGACTACAGCTTCTGGAGCGGTGAGGGATTTGAAATGGACTGTTGCTGGGTCTATGAGTGCGGGTATATCGCTAACCTTGACGATGCTTTCCCCCTTCTTCAACTCCATAACCCTCACATCCTTCACCAAGCCGAAGTTTTGATTGTAAACCGTCAACTCCAACTCCCTTGTAAAAGCGAGGATAGTGAGAAGGGGCAAAAGGAAAACAAAAAATCTTCTCATAAAACATCTCCTCCTTTTTATCTTAGATTTTTTGGTGAGGGGAAAAGTTTCTCTCCGTAGATATGAGGATTTTTATTTTCTTCTAAAAAGAACCTCCAGCTCTCCATTGAGATGGAGGGCAAGGGGGTTGGGATGATGATTGCAGATTATAACGGTTTGTTTCGGGTCATTTCCTCTTGGTTTGGTATATTGGTAGCTTATCTTATCAGGAGGGGAGGGGTCGTTCGGGCAATGGAGAAGGGTAGGGGTTTTCAGATAGAGCGGAAGGAGCTGGGATAGATTATCGGGGTAATCACCGGTGCCCTCTTTGTATCTTTCCAACGCTTTTCCCAATTCCTTGAGGTTTGCTTTGCATTTCTGGAGTTTAACTGCCTGCTCCAACTTCCTTTGGAAACGCTTGTCACCTGCCATCTTCAGGACGAACATAGTGTAAAGGAGGGCTATGAAGAGGATGAGGATAGCTGCTACCGAGCAGGAGAAGTTAATCAACCGCCAGGTAGGGCGCCTATCCCTTTTGAAGGACATTGAAAAAGACCTTAATTAGTGAAGCTTGTAACGGGAGCTTGAATTCTCCCCTTTCTCCTGACGAAAGCATCCGAGCGGAAAGAGCTGACGGGAATAATGGGTGCTTTTCCGAGGAGCCCACCGAAATCCACCCATTCCCCAGCCTTCTTTCCTATTACGGGGATTATCCTCACTCCCACGGTTTTGTTATTCATCATTCCGATAGCCATTTCATCGGCGATTATGCCGGCGATTGTCTCAACCGGTGTATCGCCGGGAATGGCTACCATATCCAAGCCAACGGAGCAAACGGCTGTCATAGCTTGCAATTTCTCTAAACTCAAGCTTCCCCTCTCTGCTGCCCTCGCCATTCCCGCGTCCTCAGACAATGGAATGAAGGTGCCCGACATCCCTCCAACGGAGGAGGAGGCGAAGAGCCCTCCCTTCTTCACTGCATCGGTGAGGAGGGCGATGGCGGCAAGGGAGCCAGGGGCTCCGCATTCCTCCAAGCCCATTGCTTGGAGGATATCCGCTATGCTATCCCCTTCCTCGGGTGTAGGGGCGAGGGAGAGGTCAACTATCCCGAAGGGAACGCCCAATTTGGCGGATATCTCCCTTCCCACCAGCTCTCCCACTCTCGTTATCTTGAAAGCGGTTCTCTTGATTTCCTCCGTGAGCTCGTTGAAGCTGGCGTCCTTCAATCTGGAGAGGGCGGACCTAACCGTTCCCGGTCCAGATATAGCGACATTTATCGCCGATTCTCCCTCCCCAACTCCGTGGAATCCACCAGCCATAAAGGGATTGTCCTCGGGGGCATTGCAGTAGATTACGAGCTTGGCACAGGCGACAGAATCTCGCTCGGCGGATAGCTCGGCGGTTTCCTTAAGCTTCTCCGCCATCAGAAGGATAGCCTCCATATTCAAACCGCTTTTCGTGGAGGCTACATTCACGGAGGAGCAGACCCTTTCCAATTTGGCGAGAGCCTTTGGGATGCTGTTCATCAAAGCGATGTCGCAGGGCGTGCATCCCTTATGCACGAGGGCGCCGAAGCCGCCTATGTAATCAATCCCCAAATCCTTGCCTGCTCTATCAAGAGCTTCAGCTATGGGGAAAAGGTCATCTTCCTCATTAGCTCGAGCTATGAGGGCGATTGGCGTGACAGTTATCCGTGTATTGGCGATGGGGATATCGTATTTGCTTGACACTTCCTCTACAGTGGCTTTCAAATTTTTCGCTTTTCCCGTTATTTTCTTGTAGATATTCTCCGCGAGCGCCTCAATGGAATCCCCCTTTACATCCAAAAGACTTATCCCCATCGTTACTGTGCGGATATCCAGATGTTCCATCCGAATCATTCGGATGGTTTCCAATATTTCCTGTGGTGAAATGGGCATCCTTTGTCTCTCCTATCTAAATTCTATGCATATAATTGAAGATGTTCTCGTGTTGAACGATGGCTTGAAGCCCCATCTCCTTCGCTTTAGCTTCAATCTCCCCCCTCAGGGTTGAGAGGTCTACATCGGCTTGGGAGATATCCACCAGCATTATCATCGCAAATAGGTCCTGCATAATCGTTTGGCTGATATCAAGGATGTTGACATTATGCTTAGCGAGGATTGAGGAGATATTTGCGACGATTCCGACCCTGTCCTTACCTATTACCGTTACGACCGCTCTTTCCATTGTTATAGGTCCTTTAAATGGAGGGGATTGCCGAATTTATCAAGGGAGAAGACCTCGTGGAAGGGCTTCCTCGGTCTTTGAGCTGGCTTCTCCGCTGGTACCCCAAGGGGTGTTAGGGCGATGACCTTCAGATTAGCGGGAATTTCCAGAACCTCTTTTACCGCGTCTTCATCAAATGCGCCTATCCAACAAGTCCCATAACCAAGAGCTGTTGCGGCGAGGACGAGATTCTGCATAGCAATGGCTACATCAACCATATACCACTTTTCGCTCACCTCGGGGAGACCGATTCCGCAGATGATACAATCCGCATCAGCCATCCAGGTCTGCCCGTGGCAGGCACGGCTCAAAGCAAGCTTCCTATCAGGCTCCCTTACAACTACGAAGTGCCAAGGCTGCCGATTCGCTGCCGAGGGAGCCGACCTTGCCGCTTCCAATATCTTTGCCAAGTCCTCCCAAGGTATCTCTTTTTTCTCGTACTTCCTTATGCTCCTTCTCTGGAAGAAGATGTCAAGACTGTTGCTCACTTTGCTCTCCTCCTTCTTTTAGAGTTTGTTGAACGAAATTCATTTGGAGATTCGCCAGCAGTTCCTTGAAGCTCTTTATCTCCTCCCAACCCAACTTTCCCTCCAGCTTCTGCACTAAAATATCAATGCAGTCTATCGCTACCCTCGCTTGTTCCATATCCTTTTCGGGCTTGTTTGTTATAGGGTTAACTACTAAACCCATCCAGCGCCAAGCGTTTTCGGAGAGCGTTATAATAAAAGCTTTCAAAATCTCCCAAATGTTGGGAAGCTGGACTTCTTTTTCCTCTGCCATATCATCTGCACCTCTTGAATAGATTTTCTGCATTGTAAAGTGAGCATTCCTTTATATATTCTAATGGAAGATTGAGAAGAGAGGCAAGTTTCTCAGCGATATGTATAAGAAAAGCAGGCTCGTTCGTTTTCCCTCTATGAGGTTGAGGGGCGAGGTAGGGGGAATCGGTCTCCAAAAGTAACCTATCCACGGGGAGATATTTCAGCGTATCCAGCATTGAGGAGCGAGGATAGGTGATATTTCCCGCTACCCCGATATAATAACCCCTATCAATAGCTTCTATAAGCTCTCCTTTCGTTCCCTCAAAGCAGTGAAGGACGACTTTCAAATCGGGAAATTCCTTCAAGATGGAGAGCACTTCCTTAACTGCTCCACGGGAGTGGACAATGACTGGTAGGGATTTGCGTTTTGCGAGGTCAAGGTGAAAGATAAAGGATTCCACCTGTTTATTGCGAGGGGAGAGGAAGCGATAGAAATCCAAGCCGGTTTCCCCGATGGCGCGGACCTCTTCAGATTCGCTAAGGGATTCAATTCTTTTAAAATCTATTTCCCTGAGGTGAGCGGTATCGTGGGGATGGATTCCCACTGCTACGGGGAAGCGGTAGTGATTCATTTGGAGGGCTTTTTGGCTTGAGGGGATATCATAGCCGACGATGACGAGCCAGCGCACGCCGGCATCAAATGCTCTTTTAATGACCTCCTGTTCTATTCCTTTAAAGTCGGGATGTGAGAGGTGGCAGTGCGTATCAACCATCAGGATTAAGTATGAAGTAAGGAAATTTAAATGTCAATTAGAATTATGTGATGCAATGAAAAGATTAGGCAAAGAGATGTCGCGGTTTGGAGAGAAGGCTTTCGTCATAAGCGACCCATGTGGAAAGAGGAGAAAAGGACAATAAAAGAACCCAAAATCCATTAAGGTCCCTTAATTTGATTTGAAGTATCCGCAGACTACCCCTATCTTCATAATCTTACTTGCTCTTTCTCTTTCGGCGCCGATATTGGGTTTTGACTCCCTCATTGGGTTATCAAGGAAGGAAAATGTGGGAAGAAGGCATAGGATTGGAATGACGGTATTTTTACCGAAATATGTTATTGACAAATAGCGGTATTGCATATAATATATAATTTTGAAGAGGGCGAATAGCTCAGAGGGAGAGCGCTTGCTTCACAAGCAAGAGGTCGTAGGTTCAAGTCCTACTTCGCCCACCATTAAGCGGGCGTAGCTCAGTGGTAGAGCGTCAGCTCCCCGGGCTGAAGGTCGCGGGTCCGAATCCCGTCGCCCGCTCCAAGATGGCGGCGTAGCCAAGAGGTAAGGCAGCGGTCTGCAAAACCGCTAAGCCCCGGTTCGATTCCGGGCGCCGCCTCCAAAAGGGCGGGTGGTGGAACAGGTAGACACCGCGGACTTAAAATCCGCTGCCTCCCCGAGGCGTGTGGGTTCGAGTCCCACCCCGCCCACCAATCAAGAAATTCCCCCCTGTTTTAAAAAGTGAACTTGATGCTCAAGGATAATTAACCTCCCTATCTCTTTCTCTTCAGCCAATCCTTGACGGTTTTATAGTAGTAATAGTTAAGAAGAAAAGACACGGGTAAGCGACGGGAAAAGGAAATGGTGCGTCTGAGGAGGGGCAAGAAATTGCACATCTCCTTATAAGCCCACTCCAAACCTGCCTCCAATTCCTCCGGCGTCATATTCTTTGGGTAAAACACGCAGTGGTTTCCCGTGTATTTTGACCAATCCTTAGAAAATATCCTTCCCTCTTTTTCCATCCTCTCGTATAGAGCTGTTCCTGGCAATGGGGTTAGGATGGAAAATTGGGGAAGGTCTATTTTTTCGCGGTAGACGAAATCCACAGTCCGCTTGAATACATCTTTATCGTCGCTATCAAAACCGAAGATGAAGGCGCCAATTATCGCTATTCCCGCATCGTGTAATCTCCTTATAGCGCTTCTATATTCCTCAACGATATTGTGCTTCTTCCCCGCTTCCCTTAAAGCATCTTCAGAGATGCTCTCAAATCCGATGAACAATCCCCTGCATCCAGAACGAACAGCTAAACGCAGAAGCTCCTCATCCTTGGTCATATTTATTGAGCCTTGGGAGAGCCAGATTTTCCTTAAGGGAATGAGAGCTTTGAAGAGCTCCTTTGCATAATTTGGGTTTCCGAGGATATTATCATCAACGAATATAATGATTTTCCCTTCTAATTGTTCCACTTCCTTTACCACTTCTTCAACTGGACGTGTGCGATAAGTTCTTCCGAAAAAGCGAGTAACGGAGCAAAATTCGCAGTTATAGGGGCAACCTCGTGTGGTTTGGACAGTATAAAACACCGCGTATTTTTTGGGGTCTAAGAGGTCTCTTCGTGGAAAAGGGATACCCTGAAGGGAAGGGAATCCCTCACAACGATAGAACTTTTGGAGGTTTCCTTTTTTGGCATCTTCCAATAGCCTCGTCCAATAGCATTCCGCCTCGCCTATGCAAACAGCATCTGCATATTGGGCGCATTCCTCCGGCATCATTGAAGGATGTGCTCCTCCCATCACAACTTTAACACCCCTCTTTTTGAATTCCTTCGCTATTTCAAAGGCTCTTATAGCGGAGGCTGTATTGAAGCTTATCCCCACTAAGTCGGCGGGATATTCAAAATCTATATCCTCAATGGCTTCGTCAGTAAGCTTTATATCAATATCAGGCGGGGTCAATCCTGCTACCTGCAAAAGACCCAGGGGAGGAAAGAGGGATTTCCTTTCCTTTAATTCTTTCCTCTCATAATAATTTGGGTCAGGATGAACGAGGTAAAGCCTCATATTAAAAATTATACCACTTTAGGCAATGGTTTTTCTATTTTTGTATAATTCCATGGATTATTGGGTCTTGTTGAGAA encodes:
- a CDS encoding FMN-binding glutamate synthase family protein encodes the protein MPWYNENFHSTTGTALRARDQAPLSGMCPICIKECPVLCEISKSAFRGREVLYPSPEYFGDSTAASNKDYYLDWSHLQIMVDVRGAKGIEPDPDKAIFPNVDVSTVVGGVPHKVPVLIAALGSTAVAKRNWDSLAIGAAISGVIQTVGENVCGMDPESKYENGKVVDSPDMRYRVETYRKFWDGKHGDIVVQTNVEDIRAGVDLYVIKELGVNIIERKWGQGAKAIGGEVRLYSLEDALRLKRRGYVVIPDPEDKGVQEAFKMGVFKTFERHSRVGMPEERSFVEDIEWLRQQGAKKVFLKTGAYNPAVVAFTLKCASMAKIDLVTFDGGGGGTGMSPVPMMQECSTPTLYLIAQVLEGLQILKKKGKYVPDIAFAGGFVNETQIFKAIALSNFGDGPFIKAISMARAPITAAMKATYFAEALKDGKVPTSFIQQYGSSPETWFITYEELKEKYGDAVGKEIPWGAVGVYTYFSERLKVGLQQLLAGCRKFRLDLIDRSDLASLTERARDVLGIPMCHEYDREAFEAILDF
- a CDS encoding nitroreductase family protein, yielding MFFQRRSIRKYEKKEIPWEDLAKILEAARSAPSAANRQPWHFVVVREPDRKLALSRACHGQTWMADADCIICGIGLPEVSEKWYMVDVAIAMQNLVLAATALGYGTCWIGAFDEDAVKEVLEIPANLKVIALTPLGVPAEKPAQRPRKPFHEVFSLDKFGNPLHLKDL
- a CDS encoding PFL family protein; protein product: MPISPQEILETIRMIRMEHLDIRTVTMGISLLDVKGDSIEALAENIYKKITGKAKNLKATVEEVSSKYDIPIANTRITVTPIALIARANEEDDLFPIAEALDRAGKDLGIDYIGGFGALVHKGCTPCDIALMNSIPKALAKLERVCSSVNVASTKSGLNMEAILLMAEKLKETAELSAERDSVACAKLVIYCNAPEDNPFMAGGFHGVGEGESAINVAISGPGTVRSALSRLKDASFNELTEEIKRTAFKITRVGELVGREISAKLGVPFGIVDLSLAPTPEEGDSIADILQAMGLEECGAPGSLAAIALLTDAVKKGGLFASSSVGGMSGTFIPLSEDAGMARAAERGSLSLEKLQAMTAVCSVGLDMVAIPGDTPVETIAGIIADEMAIGMMNNKTVGVRIIPVIGKKAGEWVDFGGLLGKAPIIPVSSFRSDAFVRRKGRIQAPVTSFTN
- a CDS encoding bifunctional folylpolyglutamate synthase/dihydrofolate synthase; the protein is MKGFTFKKACEYLDNLSRLGIRMGLENIGRLMELLGHPERAFKAIHIGGTVGKGSTAHLVASILKEAGFKTGLFTSPHIYDVRERFRINGEMIGMREFTSLIWEIKNNIEVIGDFHPTQFEVHTALAFLWFAQRGCDFGVIEVGLGGRLDATNVLSPALTIITDIGIDHTDLLGSTIEEIAREKGGIIKEGVPLLTSAEGKALEVLRGICEERGARIFPLGGEIFWEEKDGLTVRSPWGEIRRIRSGLKGRHQKKNIALAVSAGLYLGCPEWAIREGVRKTRIKGRFEIVGRNPKIVLDGAHNPPSMKALREAIDKYFPKREIVLVMGMLRDKPIEDTMREIVPYARMVFITPPPSERSADLKDLVMIARQFNENVVGVEDNVEALKMAIDRAKEGDVVVVTGSFYLLGALGNIRRLLKN
- a CDS encoding ACT domain-containing protein encodes the protein MERAVVTVIGKDRVGIVANISSILAKHNVNILDISQTIMQDLFAMIMLVDISQADVDLSTLRGEIEAKAKEMGLQAIVQHENIFNYMHRI
- a CDS encoding SRPBCC family protein, coding for MPFVEKEIEIHAPFEKVFQIAKNVEEYSQFMPSIKSVRVLEEEGNRRITEWIGRVEELGRTITWKEEDVWDQERGECRFRSLEGDFNKYEGIWLFQKKGDTTLVSLRIEYEMHIPLIGALLQGLIRRKVEESASDMLEGLKERCELEEV
- a CDS encoding NAD(P)/FAD-dependent oxidoreductase — encoded protein: MRKYDVIIVGAGPAGIFSAFEISRGNSFKVLVIEKGEDISKRVCPAIERGDCLRCKPCNLLSGWGGAGAFSDGKLTLSPDVGGWLSEVIGERELSEVINYVDDIFLQFGAPSQVYGADEAVLREWQRKANLAEMKLLPNKIRHIGTEKAREILRDMRGALKSVEVATGETVRRLIVENGEVKGVETEKGEVFYAPYVIVAPGRVGAEWLVEECKRLGIPLKSNPVDVGVRVEVPAVVMEPLTSTLYEPKLIFYSKRFDDKVRTFCVCPNGEVVREYNNGVSIVNGHSYADRPTENTNFAILVSTSFTEPFKDPIAYGKYIASLANLLSGGIMVQRLGDLEAGRRSTFRRLEKGLVSPTLKDAVPGDLSFVLPYRYISDIMEMLFALDRLIPGVASRHTLLYGVEVKFYSSRIAVSSVMETPIRNLFAVGDGAGITRSLVQASASGVIAGREVLRRLRAGSVVAREGEP
- a CDS encoding DUF1844 domain-containing protein gives rise to the protein MAEEKEVQLPNIWEILKAFIITLSENAWRWMGLVVNPITNKPEKDMEQARVAIDCIDILVQKLEGKLGWEEIKSFKELLANLQMNFVQQTLKEGGEQSEQQS
- a CDS encoding B12-binding domain-containing radical SAM protein; this translates as MRLYLVHPDPNYYERKELKERKSLFPPLGLLQVAGLTPPDIDIKLTDEAIEDIDFEYPADLVGISFNTASAIRAFEIAKEFKKRGVKVVMGGAHPSMMPEECAQYADAVCIGEAECYWTRLLEDAKKGNLQKFYRCEGFPSLQGIPFPRRDLLDPKKYAVFYTVQTTRGCPYNCEFCSVTRFFGRTYRTRPVEEVVKEVEQLEGKIIIFVDDNILGNPNYAKELFKALIPLRKIWLSQGSINMTKDEELLRLAVRSGCRGLFIGFESISEDALREAGKKHNIVEEYRSAIRRLHDAGIAIIGAFIFGFDSDDKDVFKRTVDFVYREKIDLPQFSILTPLPGTALYERMEKEGRIFSKDWSKYTGNHCVFYPKNMTPEELEAGLEWAYKEMCNFLPLLRRTISFSRRLPVSFLLNYYYYKTVKDWLKRKR
- a CDS encoding TatD family hydrolase, encoding MVDTHCHLSHPDFKGIEQEVIKRAFDAGVRWLVIVGYDIPSSQKALQMNHYRFPVAVGIHPHDTAHLREIDFKRIESLSESEEVRAIGETGLDFYRFLSPRNKQVESFIFHLDLAKRKSLPVIVHSRGAVKEVLSILKEFPDLKVVLHCFEGTKGELIEAIDRGYYIGVAGNITYPRSSMLDTLKYLPVDRLLLETDSPYLAPQPHRGKTNEPAFLIHIAEKLASLLNLPLEYIKECSLYNAENLFKRCR